TGCTGCTCCGGCACGTGTGGTGGTTCCTGATCTACCCTGCCGTCTGGCTCGTGGTCGTCCTGGTCCGCGGCGCGACCGACGGGTGGGTGCCGTACCCGTTCCTGAACCCGTCGCTCGGGTACGGCGTCATCGCGCTGTACTGCCTCGGCGTCGCGGTCTTCATCGCGCTGATGGGCGTGCTCGTCGTGGGGATGAGCCGACTCCGGATCGTGAAGGTCTAGACCCGGTCGCGGCGGAGGGTGTCGAGCACCCGGTCGGCGAGGTCGATGAGGACCCGGATCTGGTCGTCGTCGCGGTCGACCCAGCGGCACTCGGGCGCGTCGTGCGCGGGGACGAAGTCGTCGTGGCGCTCCCAGACGAACAGGGTGCGGTCGGCCCCGAGCACGTACTGCTGCCACCAGATCTGCCGGAGGTAGTGCCGGGGGATGCTCCGCCAGCCCTTCGCGGTCGTCTTGATCTCGGCGAGCACGAGTCGCCCGTCACCGTCGTGTCCGACGCCGTCGGGTGTGGCGAGGTGTGCACGGTTCGCGGCGGCGTGGAAGAGGTGTGCGGACGGCTCGATGCCGTGCGTCGCAGCGACCCAGGCAGCGATGACGGGCTCGCGCTCCCGGCCGTGCTCGGTGTACACGTTGCCCGAGAACCGGGAGCCGTAGCGCTTGTCGGCGACGACGGCGTGGACCGCGCGGAGCGAGGCGAGCCGGGCGACGTCGGTCGCCGTGATGCCCATGGCCCGCGCGCGGAGCCACGCCATCCGGTCCGAGGAGTGCGCGACGATGCGCTCGGTGTGCCCCCGCAGGACCGTGAACGTGTCGTGCTGCACGCCCACCGCATGTGCCGAGGAGCCGGGACCGGCCGTCCGCGCACCCGGCGCCGGCGCGGCGGAGGCGAGCTCCGCCTCCAGTCCGGGGTCCAGGTCGCCCCACAGGGTGGGCTGCACGATCGTCACCCGACGATTCTCACCCCGCCCACCGACGCGACGGAAACCGACGCGCGGTCAGGACACCAGTGCGCGTCCCTCGGCGAACGCGACGAGCTCGTCGACGCCCGCGGGGGAGAGCGCGTAGTCGATCGCGAGCGCCGCCGCCCCGTGCAGCGCCGCGTGCGAGCCCGCCCGGGACTGCGCGATCACGAGGTGCTCCGTCGCGAGCGGCATCGACCGGGCGTACACGACCTCGCGGACACCGGCGAGGAGGTGCTCGCCGGCGCGGGTGACGGACCCGCCGAGCACGATCACGGACGGGTTCATGAGCGACACGCAGGTGGCGAGCACCTCGCCGATGTCCCGCCCGGCCTGCCGGACCGCGGCGATGGCGTCGAGGTCGGCTCGCGAGACGAGGTCGATCACGTCCCCGCTCGTGTGGACCTCGCGGCCCTTGGCGCGCAGCGCGCGGGCGATCGCCGGACCGGACGCGACGGCCTCGAGGCAGCCGGTGTTGCCGCAGTGGCACGGGATGTCCTCGGCCCGGCCGACCCGGACGTGGCCGATGTCGCCCGCGGTGCCCTGGGCACCGCGTTGCAGGACGCCGTCGGAGACGATGCCGGAGCCGATGCCGGTGGCGACCTTCACGAAGAGCAGGTGGTCGACGTCGGTCCAGCCGCGCTGCCGTTCGCCGAGCGCGGCGATGTTGACGTCGTTGTCGAGGAGGACGTGGGCGGCGACGTGCTGCCGGAGCCACCCGGGCACGTCGAAGCCGTCCCATCCGGGCATGATCGGGGGGTTCGCCGGGCGTCCGGTGGAGAACTCCACGGGTCCGGGCACGCCGATGCCGATGGCGATGACGTCGTCGCGGGTGCGTCCGACCTCGGCGAGCAGTTCGTCGATCACGGAGACCAGCCACGACAGCGTCGGCACGGGTCCGGCGGCGATGTCGATGCGCGCGTCCCGGGAGGCGAGCGGCGCCCCGGTGAGGTCGGTCACGGCGACCCGTCCGTGCGAGGCGCCGAGGTCCGCGGCGACCACGAGCCGGGCGCGGGGCACCAGGGCGACCTGCGCTGGCGGCCGTCCACCGGTCGAGGCGGCGGTCTCCACCGGTCCGACGAGTCCGACCTCGATGAGGGCATCGAGGCGCACGCCGATCGTCGAGCGTGCCATCCCCGTCAGGGCGGCGAGCTCGGCCCGGGTCCGTGGCACGCCGTCACGGAGGATCTGGAAGAGCTCGCTCGTCCCGACCGGAGGCGACGCTGCCGTCCGAGTCAAGTCGACCATGCGGCGAGTAGAGCACACATCGAACAGGACACGCAACGAAGTGCGTCGAAGTGTTCGGGACTTTTGCTTGACCGCCGTCAGAAGTGGTCATAGTGTGACGCTCGGTCAGTGACGACCGCACCGTCTCGACGAGGAGAACCCCTGGTGACACAACCGCTCTCGGTCCAGCTCTACACCGTCCGCGACGCCCTCTCGGCCGATCTGCCCGGCACGCTGCAGCGCATCGCCGACATCGGCTACACGAACGTCGAACTCTTCGGTTACGTCGACCGTGCCGCGGAGCTGCGCGACGCGCTCGCTGCCGCCGGGCTCGCCGCGCCGAGCGGACACGCGCGACTGTTGGACGCCGGCGAGCAGGACCTCGAGGCGATCTTCCACGCGAGCGTCACCGCCGGCATGACGACGCTCATCGACCCGCACATCGACGAGTCCCGCTGGACCACCCGCGAGGACGTCGAGGCGATCGCCCGCGAGCTGAGCGCCCTCGCGCCCCGCGCCGCCGACCACGGCCTGACCCTCGGCTACCACAACCACGCGTTCGAGTTCTCGAACCGCATCGACGGCACGAGTGCCTACGAGGTCTTCGCGGACGCGCTGTCCGACGACGTCGTGCTCGAGCTCGACACCTACTGGGTGACGGTCGGCGGCGACGACCCGGTCGCGGTCATCGGCAAGTACGGCGACAAGGTGCAGTTCCTCCACGTCAAGGACGGCGACGGCTCGCACGACGACGAGAAGCAGGTCGCGGTCGGCGACGGCATCATGCCGGTCCGCGAGATCCTCGCGGCGGCGCCGGACGCGCTGCACGTCGTCGAGCTCGACGGCCACGAGGGCGACGTGTTCCAGGCCGTGGCCGACTCGTACACGTTCCTGCAGGGGGCCCGCGCATGACCGACAGCTCGACCGGCACCGAGAGCACCGGCACCGCAACCACCGGCACCGACACCACGACGGCCGCCGGCGCCACCCGCCGCACCGGCCCGGTCGGCGTCGGGGTCATCGGCGCCGGCGTCATCTCGGACCAGTACCTCTCGAACCTCACGGTCTTCCCGGACGTCGCGGTGCACTTCATCGCCGACATCGACCTGCCGCGCGCAGCCGCCCAGGCCGAGAAGTGGGGGGTCCCGGGCTCCGGCACGGTCGAGGAGCTGCTCGCGCACGACGACATCGAGATCGTCGTCAACCTGACGATCCCGGCCGCCCACGTCGAGGTCGCCCTGCAGATCCTCGCCGCGGGCAAGCACGTGTGGGGCGAGAAGCCGTACGCCCTCGACCGCGAGAGCGCCACCCGGCTCCGTGACGCCGCGGTCGCCGCCGGCACGACGGTCAGCGTCGCGCCCGACACCTTCCTCGGTGCCGGCCTCCAGACCGCGCTCCGGACCGTCCGCGAGGGCCGCATCGGCACCCCGCTCAACGGCCTGACGCTGTTCCAGAGCCCCGGCCCCGAGTCCTGGCACCCGAGCCCCGAGTTCCTCTTCGCGGTCGGCGCCGGCCCACTGTTCGACATCGGCCCGTACTACCTCACGACCCTCGTGCAGGTGTTCGGCCCGGTCTCGAAGGTCACGGCCACCGCGTCGAAGGCCCGTGCGACCCGTGTCATCGGCTCCGGGCCGAAGGCGGGCACGGAGTTCCCCGTCGAGGTCCCGACGAACCACTCGGCGCTCATCGAGTTCGAGAACGGCGGGAGTGCGCAGAGCGTCTTCTCGTTCGAGTCGACCCGCGGTCGCACCGGCTTCGTCGAGATCGCGGGGGAGACGGGCACGATCGTGTTCCCGGACCCGAACAACTTCGACGGCGACACCGAGCTGTACGCGGCCGGCGCCGACGAGCCCGAGACGATCCCCGCGGTCGGCTCCACCTACTCGCGCGGCACGGGCGTGGTCGACCTCGCCCGCTCCGTCCGCGCCGGTGTCGGCAACCGGGTCCCCGGTGCCCTCGCCTTCCACGTCCTCGACGTGATGGTCTCCATCGCCGAGAGCGCCGAACGTGGGGAGGCGGTGCTCGTCGAGAGCACCGTCGACCCCTCCCCGACCCTCCCCGAGGGTTGGGA
This is a stretch of genomic DNA from Curtobacterium sp. 458. It encodes these proteins:
- a CDS encoding sugar phosphate isomerase/epimerase, coding for MTQPLSVQLYTVRDALSADLPGTLQRIADIGYTNVELFGYVDRAAELRDALAAAGLAAPSGHARLLDAGEQDLEAIFHASVTAGMTTLIDPHIDESRWTTREDVEAIARELSALAPRAADHGLTLGYHNHAFEFSNRIDGTSAYEVFADALSDDVVLELDTYWVTVGGDDPVAVIGKYGDKVQFLHVKDGDGSHDDEKQVAVGDGIMPVREILAAAPDALHVVELDGHEGDVFQAVADSYTFLQGARA
- a CDS encoding YqaJ viral recombinase family protein is translated as MTIVQPTLWGDLDPGLEAELASAAPAPGARTAGPGSSAHAVGVQHDTFTVLRGHTERIVAHSSDRMAWLRARAMGITATDVARLASLRAVHAVVADKRYGSRFSGNVYTEHGREREPVIAAWVAATHGIEPSAHLFHAAANRAHLATPDGVGHDGDGRLVLAEIKTTAKGWRSIPRHYLRQIWWQQYVLGADRTLFVWERHDDFVPAHDAPECRWVDRDDDQIRVLIDLADRVLDTLRRDRV
- a CDS encoding Gfo/Idh/MocA family oxidoreductase: MTDSSTGTESTGTATTGTDTTTAAGATRRTGPVGVGVIGAGVISDQYLSNLTVFPDVAVHFIADIDLPRAAAQAEKWGVPGSGTVEELLAHDDIEIVVNLTIPAAHVEVALQILAAGKHVWGEKPYALDRESATRLRDAAVAAGTTVSVAPDTFLGAGLQTALRTVREGRIGTPLNGLTLFQSPGPESWHPSPEFLFAVGAGPLFDIGPYYLTTLVQVFGPVSKVTATASKARATRVIGSGPKAGTEFPVEVPTNHSALIEFENGGSAQSVFSFESTRGRTGFVEIAGETGTIVFPDPNNFDGDTELYAAGADEPETIPAVGSTYSRGTGVVDLARSVRAGVGNRVPGALAFHVLDVMVSIAESAERGEAVLVESTVDPSPTLPEGWDPAESTLA
- a CDS encoding ROK family transcriptional regulator yields the protein MVDLTRTAASPPVGTSELFQILRDGVPRTRAELAALTGMARSTIGVRLDALIEVGLVGPVETAASTGGRPPAQVALVPRARLVVAADLGASHGRVAVTDLTGAPLASRDARIDIAAGPVPTLSWLVSVIDELLAEVGRTRDDVIAIGIGVPGPVEFSTGRPANPPIMPGWDGFDVPGWLRQHVAAHVLLDNDVNIAALGERQRGWTDVDHLLFVKVATGIGSGIVSDGVLQRGAQGTAGDIGHVRVGRAEDIPCHCGNTGCLEAVASGPAIARALRAKGREVHTSGDVIDLVSRADLDAIAAVRQAGRDIGEVLATCVSLMNPSVIVLGGSVTRAGEHLLAGVREVVYARSMPLATEHLVIAQSRAGSHAALHGAAALAIDYALSPAGVDELVAFAEGRALVS